A region from the Aegilops tauschii subsp. strangulata cultivar AL8/78 chromosome 5, Aet v6.0, whole genome shotgun sequence genome encodes:
- the LOC109773404 gene encoding ornithine decarboxylase 1B, chloroplastic produces the protein MVGSSPMQAVLVAPGVKDKKVLAFRRDALKEKDAVAALMRTIAAGGVRSAFYVFDLARVVDLYRGWRRALPGVRACYAVKCNPEPALLGALAALGAGFDCASRREIEAVLALGVQPASIVYANPCKPEAHLEYAAEVGVNLTTYDSEEEVIKVKRCHPGCELILRIKGPDGGEARVDLGTKYGAHEDEVLPLLRAAQREGLNVAGVSFHVGSGASNTDVYRGAIEAARGVFDAAAGLGMPPMRVLDIGGGFMAGPAFDEAAAVINAALERYFGELPCVEVIGEPGRYFAETAFTMAARVIGKRTRGEVREYWIDDGLYGTLSCIPMDHYVPQPRPLAVPRAGEKTYTSTVFGPTCDSLDTVVTGYQLPEMSVGDWLVFDDMGAYTTASGSNFNGFSTSDIKTYLAYSS, from the coding sequence ATGGTTGGGAGCAGCCCGATGCAGGCGGTGCTGGTGGCGCCGGGGGTGAAGGACAAGAAGGTGCTGGCGTTCCGGCGGGACGCGCTCAAGGAGaaggacgccgtcgccgcgctgATGCGCACCATCGCAGCCGGCGGCGTGCGGAGCGCCTTCTACGTCTTCGACCTCGCCCGGGTCGTCGACCTGTACCGCGGCTGGCGCCGCGCGCTCCCCGGCGTGCGCGCCTGCTACGCCGTCAAGTGCAACCCGGAGCCGGCGCTGCTCGGCGCGCTGGCCGCGCTCGGGGCCGGCTTCGACTGCGCCAGCCGCAGGGAGATCGAGGCCGTGCTCGCGCTCGGCGTGCAGCCCGCCAGCATCGTGTACGCCAACCCGTGCAAGCCCGAGGCGCACCTCGAGTACGCCGCTGAGGTGGGCGTCAACCTCACCACCTACgactccgaggaggaggtgatcAAGGTGAAGCGCTGCCACCCGGGCTGCGAGCTCATCCTCCGCATCAAGGGCCCCGACGGCGGCGAGGCCCGGGTGGACCTCGGCACCAAGTACGGCGCGCACGAGGACGAGGTCCtgccgctcctccgcgccgcccaGCGCGAGGGGCTCAACGTGGCTGGCGTGTCGTTCCACGTCGGCAGCGGCGCGTCCAACACGGACGTGTACCGGGGCGCCATTGAGGCCGCGCGCGGGGTCTTCGACGCGGCAGCCGGGCTCGGCATGCCGCCCATGCGCGTGCTCGATATCGGCGGCGGGTTCATGGCCGGCCCGGCGTTCGACGAGGCGGCCGCGGTCATCAACGCGGCGCTCGAGCGTTACTTCGGGGAGCTTCCCTGCGTGGAGGTGATAGGCGAGCCGGGGAGGTACTTCGCCGAGACCGCCTTCACAATGGCGGCGCGGGTCATCGGGAAGCGCACTCGCGGCGAGGTACGCGAGTACTGGATCGACGACGGCCTCTACGGCACCCTCAGCTGCATCCCCATGGACCACTACGTGCCCCAACCGAGGCCGCTCGCCGTGCCGCGCGCCGGCGAGAAGACGTACACGTCGACGGTGTTCGGGCCGACGTGCGACTCCCTCGACACGGTGGTGACCGGGTACCAGCTGCCAGAGATGAGCGTAGGGGACTGGCTCGTGTTCGACGACATGGGCGCCTACACCACCGCCTCCGGCTCCAACTTCAACGGCTTCTCCACCTCGGACATCAAGACCTACTTGGCCTACTCAAGCTGA